A part of Larkinella insperata genomic DNA contains:
- a CDS encoding serine hydrolase: protein MNYLTFLLLLIAFSTVAQTPETVPLDSLTETSRQYFNRQQNDSLYALMGDAFHAQLSAAQFSQISQGLKAQLGTWQSAEHRSIKDGVARYKATFEKGLIDFFISRDKAGKVHTFLFRPYEADVPNKTEAVPTSNPLKTAFDKQVDAVAQAYIKKANTVGLSIGILRNDSLFTYGYGETARGNGRLPDANTLFEIGSISKTFTATLLADAIQRGLVKLEDPVNKYLPDSIPALQKDGIPVTLKTLANHTSGLPRLPTNLFTAATDMNNPYKHYDRPLLYAYLKKATLARQPGKEYEYSNLAVGLLGTILETVNKKTYEELIKERIAKPLGMTHTVLVLNEQDKKRFAQGNDAKGNPASSWEFQALAGAGALRSSVNDLVPYLKAELGKGPKKLVEAMKTTQQTTFTNGNTAIGLGWHRRSEEVRPWLWHQGGTGGFVTYVAFNPSRQTAVVLLTNSQNSIEDLIAGSHKLAEAYTK from the coding sequence ATGAACTACTTGACCTTCCTGCTGCTGCTGATTGCGTTTTCGACAGTGGCTCAAACTCCGGAGACCGTCCCGCTTGATTCGTTAACAGAAACTTCCAGGCAGTATTTTAATCGTCAGCAAAACGACTCGCTCTACGCCCTGATGGGCGATGCCTTTCACGCCCAGCTCTCGGCAGCTCAGTTTTCCCAGATTTCACAGGGCTTGAAAGCACAGCTGGGAACCTGGCAGTCGGCCGAGCACCGAAGTATCAAAGACGGAGTGGCCCGTTACAAGGCAACATTCGAAAAAGGCTTGATTGACTTTTTCATCAGCCGCGATAAAGCCGGTAAAGTCCATACATTCCTGTTTAGGCCCTACGAGGCCGATGTGCCCAACAAAACCGAGGCTGTTCCAACCAGCAATCCGCTCAAAACGGCATTCGACAAGCAGGTCGACGCGGTAGCACAGGCGTACATCAAAAAGGCGAATACCGTCGGGCTCAGCATTGGAATCCTCCGCAACGACAGCCTGTTTACGTATGGCTACGGCGAAACCGCCCGGGGCAACGGACGCCTACCAGATGCCAACACTTTGTTTGAAATTGGTTCGATCAGTAAGACGTTCACGGCAACGCTGCTGGCCGATGCCATTCAGCGCGGGCTGGTCAAACTGGAGGATCCGGTTAACAAGTATTTGCCCGATTCCATACCTGCTTTACAAAAAGACGGCATTCCCGTCACGCTGAAGACGCTGGCCAATCACACCTCCGGATTGCCCCGACTACCGACTAACCTCTTCACGGCGGCCACCGATATGAACAACCCGTACAAACACTACGACCGCCCGTTGCTGTATGCCTACCTCAAAAAAGCCACGTTGGCGCGCCAGCCGGGGAAGGAATACGAATACTCCAATCTGGCGGTGGGGCTGCTGGGTACTATTCTGGAAACGGTAAACAAAAAAACGTACGAAGAACTTATAAAAGAGCGCATTGCGAAACCGCTGGGAATGACGCATACCGTACTGGTCCTGAATGAGCAGGACAAAAAACGCTTTGCGCAGGGGAATGACGCTAAAGGTAATCCGGCTTCGTCCTGGGAGTTTCAGGCGTTGGCGGGTGCGGGCGCGCTGCGGTCTTCGGTCAACGACCTGGTTCCGTACCTGAAAGCCGAGTTGGGGAAGGGACCCAAAAAACTGGTTGAAGCCATGAAAACCACCCAGCAAACCACCTTTACAAACGGCAACACCGCCATTGGCTTAGGCTGGCACCGACGCTCGGAGGAGGTACGGCCGTGGCTCTGGCACCAGGGCGGCACGGGCGGTTTTGTCACGTACGTTGCCTTTAATCCATCGCGGCAGACGGCGGTTGTTCTGCTGACCAATAGCCAGAATTCCATTGAAGATTTGATTGCCGGATCGCATAAACTCGCTGAAGCATACACCAAATGA
- a CDS encoding SDR family oxidoreductase, whose product MKIETVSILGCGWLGFPLAERLLDSGYGVKGSTTSKEKLPIFWKRGLKPYELHLTPGLEGDDWTDFLTTDALIINVPPKAGQQGDDFHPQQIRAVAYALRQTGAKLPYTIYVSSTSIYPDLNREVVEDDVVTPDQSISPAFVEAEQTVLGLGNSTILRFGGLLGYNRIPGRYVAGKQGLTTGSIPVNYIHRDDGVGIITALLSNPQPGQTFNVVAPGHPTRQAVYRKNCADFGYETPTFTEPSEPAPFKIVSPEKLIRTIDYTFQYADPLEFYYTP is encoded by the coding sequence ATGAAGATAGAAACCGTCAGTATTTTAGGATGCGGCTGGCTGGGTTTTCCGCTGGCTGAGCGGCTGCTGGACAGCGGCTACGGGGTTAAAGGAAGCACGACCTCCAAAGAAAAGCTTCCCATTTTCTGGAAACGGGGACTAAAACCCTACGAACTTCACCTGACCCCAGGGCTGGAGGGTGACGATTGGACGGATTTTCTGACGACCGACGCCCTGATCATCAACGTTCCCCCCAAAGCTGGACAACAAGGTGACGACTTTCATCCCCAACAGATTCGGGCCGTGGCTTACGCGCTGCGGCAAACCGGAGCGAAGCTGCCGTACACGATTTACGTTAGCTCGACGTCCATTTACCCCGATTTAAACCGGGAAGTGGTCGAGGACGACGTTGTGACGCCGGATCAGTCGATCTCGCCGGCGTTTGTTGAAGCGGAGCAAACCGTGCTGGGGCTGGGCAATTCAACCATCTTGCGTTTTGGCGGTTTGCTGGGCTATAATCGGATTCCCGGGCGCTACGTGGCCGGGAAGCAGGGGTTAACCACCGGTTCCATTCCGGTCAATTACATTCACCGCGACGACGGCGTTGGAATCATCACGGCTTTGCTGAGCAATCCGCAGCCGGGCCAGACCTTCAACGTGGTGGCCCCCGGACATCCGACCCGCCAAGCCGTGTACCGGAAGAATTGCGCTGACTTTGGGTACGAAACTCCGACGTTTACGGAGCCGTCGGAACCTGCCCCTTTCAAAATTGTCAGCCCGGAGAAACTGATCAGAACCATCGACTACACGTTTCAATACGCCGATCCTCTGGAATTTTACTACACTCCCTAG